The genomic region CGCTGGGCATGGACGGCAAGACGCTCATCCATCCGTCGCAGGTCGTGCCGTGCAACGAAGTCTTTTCACCGACGATCGAGGAAATCGCCTGGGCGCATAAGATCATCAAAGCCTTCGAAGAGCCCGAGAATGCGCGCAAGGGGGTGATTACGGTTGAGGGGCGCATGGTCGAACGCCTGCATCTCGTGATGGCGAGGCGTGTCGCCGCCATCGCCGATGCCATCAACGCGCGATCGAAAGTTGAGGAGCCGTGGTTTTAGTAAATGGCGCCTCCGACGCGCTTCGTGCGGCCCTTGATCGCGTCCCCGACCTTTCAAAAAAGGGTTGCGGTCTGATCCCGACATCCTGAAAAGAACCAAAACCCGAAGCCCGTGCGTAAGGGCTTCCCGAACCATAAGGCGGGGATTGATGGCCGGAACCAAGACAAACGCAGGAAACTTCTTCGAAGATTTCACTTACGGCCAAGTCATTCATCACGCTACGCCACGCACCGTCACCGACGGCGATGTGGCGCTTTACACCTCGCTTTATGGGTCGCGCTTTGCGGTGCAATCCGCGGATACTTTCGCCAAGGCCATCGGTTATCCGAAGGCTCCGCTCGACGATATGCTCACGTTCCATGTCGTGTTCGGCAAGACAACGCCGGATATCTCTCTCAACGCCATCGCCAATCTCGGCTACGCCGATTGCCGGTTCCTGAAGCCTGTCTATCCGGGCGATACGCTGTCGGCGACGTCGGAAGTGATTGGTCTGAAGGAAAATTCCAACGGCGAGACGGGCACCGTTTACGTGCGTTCGACGGGGCGCAATCAGGATGGCGAAGTCGTCCTCGAATATTGCCGCTGGGTGATGGTGCGCAAGCGCTCCAAGGGTTCGCCGGCGCCGGAAGCGGTGGTGCCGAAGCTTCCCGAGCGTGTTGATCCGGAAGTTCTTGCGTCGGCGGTCCCGGCGCTCGACATCAGCAAATATGATTTCGCGCTGTCGGGTTCGCCGCATCGCTGGGGCGATTATGAGCCGGGCGAGAAGATCGATCATGTCGACGGCATGACATTGGAAGAAGCCGAGCATCAGATCGCGACGCGGCTTTATCAGAATACGGCGAAGGTCCATTTCAATCAGCACACCGAATCCAAAGGCCGGTTCGGCAAGCGGATCGTCTATGGCGGCGTTGTCATTTCACTGGTGCGGGCGCTGTCCTACAACGGGCTCGGCAATGCCTTCCACCTGGCAGCCATCAACGGCGGCCGGCACGTGGCGCCGACGTTCGCCGGCGATACGATCTACGCGTGGTCGGAAATTCTGGAGAAAGCCGAGATTCCCGAACGGAAGGACGTCGGCGCGCTTCGGGTTCGTCTCGTCGGCGTCAAAAACCAGGATTGCGCGTCACTGCCGCTCAAGACTCCGACGGGCGAGTACGCCGAAGGGGTTGTTCTCGATCTCGATACGTGGCTTGTGCTTCCCCGCTAAGGGCATTCAGCGGCAGCGGGGCTGGCTGACGCCTGTGCCTTGGCGCTAGCGACTTCGGGGCAGGAAGCGGGGGAACACGTCGCATGAACCTCAGAGCGGACGTCAGTGCGAACCTCAAGGCGAGCATCAGAACAATCGGTCGCGTGGCGCTGGGTGTGCTCGTTCTGGCCGTGGCCGGACCGGCAGATGCGGCAGGCGAAAAGGCCGTTGCCGAGATCAAGCTCGCAAATGGATCGAGTGCGGGAACGGTGACGCTGACCGACGTGTCCTCCGGCGTGCTTCTCGCATTCGATCTCAAAGGCTTGCCGCCGGGCGCTCACGCTTTTGGCGTGCATGAGGGCGGCAAATGCGAGGGCGATTTTTCGTCCGCCGGGCCGACCTACAATCCACTCGGCGCTCAGCACGGCTTCATGAACGATGAAGGTCCGATGGCGGGCGATCTTCCCAACATCGTCGCCGGACCCGACGGCACGGCGCGCGCCGAAATGATGACAACGTATCTCCACTTTAACGTCGGCGCCGACGATACGCTTTTCGATGCCGATGGATCATCGCTTGTCATCTATGACAAGGCCGATGACTATCGGACCGATCAGGATGGCAGCGGGGAAAAGCGGATCGCTTGCGGTGTGATCAAACAGCAATAGCGTTCAGTGGGACGCGAAATTCACGTTGATCAATCGACGTGATGCCGCTTTGCCGATGCGCACGCCGGACCTGAAATTGTAAATCTCCAAAGGGCCGCGATTCGATCGTATGTATGCGTCGCAATTAGCCGGCCGGACATTCGAAGCGAGATGCGGTGATCAATCAAGTTGCAATCATCGGTGCGGGTCTGGCGGGGCTTTCATGTGCGCAGACGTTGCGGAGCGCGGGCATTTCCGTTGAGGTTTTTGAAGAAGACCGCAACGTCGGCGGCCGTCTCGCAACGACCTGTCTCGGCAGCGACCGGTTCGATCCGGGTGCGCAATATCTCTTGGCGCAAACGGATGAATTCGGGCGTTATCTCTCGGAGATTGCGGGTCTCGGGTTCGCGGATACCTGGACGCCGCGACAGTGGAAACCAGGGCCCGGCAAAACCGTCCGCGAGCCGTGGATTGTCGGGACGCCCGGTATGTCGTCGATCGTGCGTCCGATGGCCGATGGCGTGCGTGTCTCGGTCGGTCGGCGGGTGCAATCGCTCGAACGGCGTGAGAAAGGCTGGCACCTCTGGTTCGCAGACGAAGCATCGGCTGGGCCGTTCGAAGCGGTCGCGATCGCCGTTCCTGCGGCAGCGGCGTTGCCGCTGACGGAACGGATCGACCGTCTCGCGTCGCCGCTGCGGAACGTGTTGATGCTGCCCTGCTGGTCATTGATGGTCCGCCTGGATCAAAAGAAAACTTCGGAGCATGACGTTTTCACCGACGTCTCAGAGGTCGTGCGGTGGATCGCACACGATAACACGAAGCCGGGGCGCGATCCCAGGGGCGAGGCCCTTGTCATTCACGCCTCATCGGCGTGGAGCCTGGCGGCGGAGCAGGCTGACCCCGAAGATGTGGCGGAAGAGCTTTGGAGCGAGGTCGGGGAGTTTTTAAATCTGCCCCCTGTCAGACCGTCGCGGATGA from Hyphomicrobium sp. MC1 harbors:
- a CDS encoding MaoC family dehydratase; the protein is MAGTKTNAGNFFEDFTYGQVIHHATPRTVTDGDVALYTSLYGSRFAVQSADTFAKAIGYPKAPLDDMLTFHVVFGKTTPDISLNAIANLGYADCRFLKPVYPGDTLSATSEVIGLKENSNGETGTVYVRSTGRNQDGEVVLEYCRWVMVRKRSKGSPAPEAVVPKLPERVDPEVLASAVPALDISKYDFALSGSPHRWGDYEPGEKIDHVDGMTLEEAEHQIATRLYQNTAKVHFNQHTESKGRFGKRIVYGGVVISLVRALSYNGLGNAFHLAAINGGRHVAPTFAGDTIYAWSEILEKAEIPERKDVGALRVRLVGVKNQDCASLPLKTPTGEYAEGVVLDLDTWLVLPR
- a CDS encoding superoxide dismutase family protein, whose amino-acid sequence is MNLRADVSANLKASIRTIGRVALGVLVLAVAGPADAAGEKAVAEIKLANGSSAGTVTLTDVSSGVLLAFDLKGLPPGAHAFGVHEGGKCEGDFSSAGPTYNPLGAQHGFMNDEGPMAGDLPNIVAGPDGTARAEMMTTYLHFNVGADDTLFDADGSSLVIYDKADDYRTDQDGSGEKRIACGVIKQQ
- a CDS encoding NAD(P)/FAD-dependent oxidoreductase, whose translation is MINQVAIIGAGLAGLSCAQTLRSAGISVEVFEEDRNVGGRLATTCLGSDRFDPGAQYLLAQTDEFGRYLSEIAGLGFADTWTPRQWKPGPGKTVREPWIVGTPGMSSIVRPMADGVRVSVGRRVQSLERREKGWHLWFADEASAGPFEAVAIAVPAAAALPLTERIDRLASPLRNVLMLPCWSLMVRLDQKKTSEHDVFTDVSEVVRWIAHDNTKPGRDPRGEALVIHASSAWSLAAEQADPEDVAEELWSEVGEFLNLPPVRPSRMTAFLWRQGIVGRALGETHLYCPETQVGVAGDWCLGSFAEHAFISGRHLGQAIAGALA